The genomic region TTCAAAAAACGTCTTCACCGACTTCGTCCGAATCGTTTCACCAGCCATTTTTATCAGCTCCTTCGTATACATGGTATACGATGTATACAAAGAAAGCAAGACCGTGGCCGAGACCTTCACTCTGTGGCAGGCCACGGTCTTTTTTGTCGGACGCGGAATACTGCCGAGCCGCGCCCTCATATGACAGGTGCAAAGGAGGTGATGGGGATGGCGACAATCACCATCGAGGTTGAGGTGGTATCCGTCCAGGAGGACACCGTTTTGGTCCGGGACTCTGAGGGGCACGAGTGGCTTGTGGACCGGCAGGACATCGACATCGAGGAGTGAGCAACATGATTCCTGAGTTCACCCTAACGGGAGCGGGCATTCTCGCGGGCGCCTACGTCCTGGTGAACTACCGGGAGGCGCGCCTGGTGCAGCGGGCAGCAAGGCATAGAGGGCTATGCGAACGAGACGCCAAGGGCAGGCCTCGCCCCTGGCGTCTGATTGGACAGCGGCGGGACAGGGAAGGCCTCACCATGCGCTTCAAAGTCCCGCCTGGAGTATCCTATGCGGACATCGTCTCGGATGATTCCCCCAACCGGCTCGTCCCGGCGCTGTGGGAGCTGTTTGGACCATGCGAAGTACGAAGAGACGAACCGGGGCAGATCGTGATCCAGGTGCCAGCGCACTCCCCTGCCCCGCGTCTGTTAGACGCTAGGGGCAGGGGAGTGGCTGGCGGAGGTCTCGCGTCGTGAATCCGTATACCGTCTTTAAAGCTGCATCTGACCTTGGCAAAGCCATCGGCATCGCGGCGGCGCAGGCGAGCCATTCGCCCGAGGCGTGGAGCCTCGCGAAGGCGGCTGCGGCGGTGCCCGGGCTCATCGTCGGGGCCGGGAAGGTGGCGCTTGGCGTCGGCGGGGCGATTCTCATCAGCTCGTTCTTCGGGTGGTGACGGAATGAGCGAACGAGACGACGCTCCCAACTTTGGTAACACGGGAGCAGAAACTCCGGCCGAGCCCCGCGCCCTGGTGGATTGGGTGTCCATCACGTTCCCCTGGGACGACCCAGGCCGCGCCATCCAGGCCATCGGCCTCGAGGCCGACCGGCCTGAAAGGGAGGGCCGGGGACGCCACGGTTACCGGTTCATGCTCGACTTTGGGGACGCCTGGGTGATGTGGGGCGGACGGGACGGGATGGGTGTCCACGCCGTTCTCTCCGGGGACGGGTGCCGCCGGATGGAGCAAAAAGCCGGCTGGAAGGAAAGTCTTGCCACGTGGAGGAGCCTGCGAGGCCGTATACGCCGTTTGGATGTGGCGCTCGACGTATATCACTTGGACGTCGCAAAACGGGCCTCAGAAGCCATCCTGGGCGGTCTGGTGAAGACCCGCTGGAGAGCGTACCAGATTGTCCAGTCCGGGTCTGTCCACGGGGACACCCGGGAAGGGCTCACGGTGTACTTCGGGAGCCCGCAGAGTCTTGTCCGTTGCAGGCTCTACGACAAAGCGGCGCAGATGGGCACCGATGGGACCTGGCACCGCATCGAGCTGCAGACACGAGACGAGCGGGCAGAGGCCGTCGCGGAGCACGTCGCCGCCGGCCGGCCAATTGGGGAGCTGCTGGCGGGAATCCTCCGCCACTATCTCACGATCCAGGCCGAGTGGTGGGAGGAGCTCCTAGGGAAAACGGAAAGCATTGTCCTGGCTACTGAGCGGCCGGCGAGGAAGATTGACGAGGTGCGCGATTGGTTCGTGCGGAATATGGCACCGACCCTGTCGCTCGTCTTTGAGCACCAGGGCGGGGACGTCGATTGGCTGTATGACATCATCCACCAGGGGCGCGCACGCCGAACGGTGCGCCAGCAAAACTTACTCAATCAGGAGTGAGGCAAGATGGAGGTCACATTGAATGCGCTCATCTGCGGGCTTCGTGAAGTCAGCGCAAAAGATGGCCGTAAATACTTCTTTGTCGATTGGTACTGCGGCGGGGCACACAGCAGCATCATCGATCCGGACAAAGTCGAGCCCTACAAGACACTGGCGGCCCGCCTCGTGACCATGCGCGTCCGCATCGAGGAGGGTCGGGACCGAGTGAACTACCGCATCCTCGACATCCAGCCGGTTCCCGCTCGGCAAGCCGTTTAGGAGTGAGTGGCCCCTGATTACCGCCCTGAGCGGTTTCTCAGGGGCCTCTCGCGCACATCAGCGCGGCCGCGCACTCAACCTGGAGAGTCCAAACACGACCGCGACAACGACAGCGTAAACAAACACGGCGTGCAGCATGGCATTTTCTCCCCCACGTGTGATAAGGTTGGGCATGGGGTTAGGCATTTTGGATTTCGGTCACCGCCGTTCCAGACCGGCGGCCTGATCTTCTGGTGTCAGGGTCATCATCGCCCGATGGCCCTGTCTTCTTGCCTTTTGCCAGCTCATCAGCACCGCCATTGCATCTATCCACACTTGCACGTCCGCGCCTGTCTCAACCATGTCCCGCTGCATCATCAGAGCCCTTCGGATTGCTGCAGCTGGGCAGCTGCCTCGTTTGATGACGTCCTTCATCGTTTTCTCAATCACGGACGGCACAACCGGCGTCTGACTCGCTTTCATGCGCCTCTCACCTCCTGGAAGACCTGAGTTTCTTTCGAAAACGCAAGCTTCGCGGTGCCTATCGGGCCGTTGCGCTGCTTGCCGATGATCACCTCGACAATCCCGGGCGTGTCTGTGTTCGGGTTGTAGTACTCGTCCCGGTAGAGAAACATGATGACATCGGCGTCCTGCTCAATCTGGCCGCTCTCACGGATGTCGGCGAGCGTCGGCCGCTTGTCTTGGCGCTGCTCGACGGCCCGGCTGAGCTGAGCCAATGCCACCACACAGCAGTTCATCTCCTTCGCGATGGCCTTGAGCTCCCGGCTGACTTCCCCGACCTCCTCCGTCCGACTGCGACCGCGCTGAGTTTGAATCAGCTGCATATAATCGACAAAGACCACCATGCGTTTATCGGCAGGAAGTTTCCGCGCCAGGCGTCGAAGCTTCGCCCGGATGTAGGCTGTCGAGACGTTCGCCTGCGTATCAACGAAAAGGTTTCTCGCCTCAAGCCGTGCGAAGGCCTGCGTCAGTTTTGGCCAGTCGCTGTCCTGGATTCGTCCGTGATGGATGCTGTACAGTGGCACACCGCCTTCTGACGCCACCAGCCTGTCCGCAATCGAGTCATCGCCCATCTCAAGGCTGAACACTACCGCGACGTCATTTAACGAGGCCGCTCGCGCCGTGTGCAGCATGAATGCCGTCTTGCCCATGCTTGGCCGTGCTGCGACGACACAAAGCGTCTGTGGACGCCACCCGCCGGTGTAGGCATTCAGCTGCCTGAACCCGGTGTTTATGCCCACTAGCCCTTTTTGTTTGTATCTCTCCTCGAGTACCTGTACGTGATCGCGCAGGATGTCGCCGATGTGCCGTGGTCCGCTCGTCTCGGTTTCCTGAGATTCAATCTGTGCGATGGCCTTCTCAACCTCGGCCATCTCGTTATCCCCGATCTCGTCAGCCATCATCGCGATCTCTTGGAGCCGCATTGCTGCCTTTTGGAGACGGCGACGCTTGGCATTCTGGCGGATTTGGTGTGCGAGCTCCTTTGCGGCCCAGGGCTGCGCGTATGTGACGTTGAGAGCGACAGCCAGGTATTGAGGGTCCAGGCTACGGGCCAGTTTCTCACCGACTAAGACGTTACTGACGGGCTTTCCTTGCTCGTACAGTGACGTCACCGTCTGATAGACCAGGGCGTTTCGCTCATCCTCGAAGTCCGCTGGGCTAAGGTCAATCTCATCGAGCAGCGTCGGCCTGTCGAGCAGGGTTGCGATCATTGTCAGTTCTGCCGTCCGAACGGAAGCTTGGTCATCACCATGCCACATGTGCCATCTCTCCTTCCTCGAGGGCCGCGGCAACTTCTGGAGCCAATCCCTCCGGAATGTACCGGCCTGGATTGTCTGACGCCGCTCTTGTTCGTTTGGCATGAGGGAAGTCAATCGGCGCCACGCTCTCGCGCTTGGCGAGCTCCTTGCCCCATAGGTCAGTGATGACCTTAGCGCAATAGCGGAAGGTGCTGATGTCCGGATTACGCTCGAAAGCCCTGTCGATACCTGTCAGGATGAAATCCAGCGGAATGCCACTTGCAAGGAGCTGTTTGAGGGCCTTATAGTCTTCGCGCTTCACGATAAATCGCTTGCCCGTGTGCTGAATCATACGGATCTCGACCGCTTGGCAGGCTTCTTCAACGTCGCTCGCAAAAACAGCGCTGATCGGCGGCGGCGTCGAAGCAGAGCTGCGTGGTTCCTCGTTGCCCACGTGGATCTCCAGACTATCGCCGCTGCTGCTAGTATTGTTCACTTGGTTATGTTCAAAGTGATCATGTTCCTGGGGTGCACCGTGTGCACCCCCCCCGGTGCATGCTGTGCACCCCCCCGGTGCACCGTGTGCACCCCCCCTCGGTGCATGCTGTGCGCTCGCGTGTTCGTCTTGCCCTTGGTGAGACCGTGGCTGCGGTGTCACAATCGTGTACTCGTTTGATGTCTGACGCATCTCGCCTGTCTTCGTTGCCTCAAAGCGTTGGTTCACCTGGAGTAAGCCTTTATCCACGAGAGACCTGATGCAATACTGAGCCTTGCGCTCGCTCATGCGACCGAATTGGGCAATCCGCCGGATGCTCGGAAAGGATGTGCCCTCAAAACTCGCATGTGCGAGGAGAACAAAGTACACAGATTGCTCGTAGATTGTCAGGTCTTCCAGAAATACCGACGCAGGAACAGAGAAGTGATAGTTTGTCGCCCGCAAAGTACCTTGGAACTCCATGTCCCGCACACCCACCTCTCAGTTCGCGCCTGCACCAAATGCGGTTCGTGTATTGCCGAGCTCCAGGACGAACGAATGATCCTTCACGTCCGTCGAGGTGGTGTCATGCGGGCAGCGCACCAGGTACTTCTTGCCCCCGACCTGGAGTTCGTCATAGTGATCGCCGTCGTAGCGAATGCGAGCTCTTACCGTCATCGGCTTGGAGCCTGGCTTTAGGAGGTCTCCGGCTTTCCCTGCTTTTCGCAGCTGATCGCCGAGAACGCTACGATGCAGCTCATACAGCGTCTCGTTGGCGCCAATGGCCGCTGCATTTCGCTTACTGGCTTGATTGCGGCCGCCCTGCACATCGTCTTCGTTTCCCTTGATGTTGTCGCGGTAATCGTCCGGAACCGGAACGCCATGCCTCCGGGCCCACTCGTCAACCTCTGCCGTGATGGCGTCCAGCAGGCTGGCGTACTCGTCAGAATGCTCCTCCTCCGACCAGTCCATCACCGCCCGGCGAACATGCTCCAAAAGGCACAGCATCTTGTCATTCCAGGGCTCATCGCGATGGGAACGCAACGGCAGATCGTCCATGCCCTCACGGATCGGCTTGTGCGCCTGAACCTTGGGTTGTAGTGCCGCGATTAAGGCCTGCAAATCCTCCTGTCTGATGCCCGATGCTTTAGAGCCGGGCACATGGGGCGTTGGAAGCTTCTCCGGATCGTCGTCCTCGTCCCGCGTGAAGTAGTCGGCAGGCACGTCGAGCGATCTTGCAATCGGCATCAGTGTCCTGTCGGTCACCACGTCCCAGTAATCAGGGTCCGTCTCCAACCGCCTGATTGTCGCGAAACTGACGCCCGACGCTTGAGCCAACTTTTGTTGCGACAATCCGTTCGCGTACCGCAGTCTTTTGAGCCTTTGAGCTGCCACGATTCCATCCATCATGAGCACATCCTTTCTGAGATTTGATTTGTTGCGCTTCAGCACAACATGAGCGATGATGTAATATCTCTGCGTTGAGACGAGTCTACGATGAGCGCAAGATGGTTGCAAGGTACTGCCATCGTTGTAATTTCCAGGAGAAAATAGACCAAGTAACTCATAAAATCGGCAAGCCGCTCAGTAAATCGGCAAGGTGTTATTTTTCCTGGAAATGTGAAATTTCTGTGACAAGGGAACTATTTTTCGTGGCCGACATGGCCGGATCGTGGCCGCGGCCATGACCGTGGCCGCCGAAAATCCTTGGTGTGTACGGCTTTTTTGACTCGTGGCCGAATGACGGCTTTGTGCCGGTCATGGGAGGATATCATGGAGCATTGGCTGACCATCCCTGATGTGGAGAAGCAGACGCGGATTCCCGAACGGACGATCCGCCGCTATTTGACCTTGCACGGACATCACGTGCAGACCAGGAAGCAGGGGCGGAGTCTCCTGGTTTCTGACCAGTCGGTCCCGGTGCTTATTCAGATCCGCGACTGGTATGCGGCCGGCTGGAACGCCGAACGGGTCGAGGAAGCATTGTCTCAGAGTGGCCTACCGGTGACGGTCACGATTGACGGCCACGAGTCGGCCATGACCGTGGCAGAGGCCTTACAGGGACTGCAAACACACGTGGCCGCGGCCATGACCGCCATGGCCGAAGAGATGGCCGCGCTGCGCCGCGAAGTGGCTGCAACCCGGGAGGAAAACGAACGTCTGCGGAGCTTTCTTGAAGAGCGACTCGAGGAACGCGACCGCCAGCTGATGGAGGCATTACGGGAGATCCAGGAGAGGAAATCCGAACGAAAAATCCCGCGTTGGAAGTTCTGGAGCAAATGAGGAGGTCGCAGCTCAGCGATCCGAACCATGGCCATTATGTGGTCCGGAA from Alicyclobacillus macrosporangiidus CPP55 harbors:
- a CDS encoding helix-turn-helix domain-containing protein, coding for MDGIVAAQRLKRLRYANGLSQQKLAQASGVSFATIRRLETDPDYWDVVTDRTLMPIARSLDVPADYFTRDEDDDPEKLPTPHVPGSKASGIRQEDLQALIAALQPKVQAHKPIREGMDDLPLRSHRDEPWNDKMLCLLEHVRRAVMDWSEEEHSDEYASLLDAITAEVDEWARRHGVPVPDDYRDNIKGNEDDVQGGRNQASKRNAAAIGANETLYELHRSVLGDQLRKAGKAGDLLKPGSKPMTVRARIRYDGDHYDELQVGGKKYLVRCPHDTTSTDVKDHSFVLELGNTRTAFGAGAN
- a CDS encoding DUF3967 domain-containing protein gives rise to the protein MEHWLTIPDVEKQTRIPERTIRRYLTLHGHHVQTRKQGRSLLVSDQSVPVLIQIRDWYAAGWNAERVEEALSQSGLPVTVTIDGHESAMTVAEALQGLQTHVAAAMTAMAEEMAALRREVAATREENERLRSFLEERLEERDRQLMEALREIQERKSERKIPRWKFWSK
- a CDS encoding helix-turn-helix domain-containing protein codes for the protein MEFQGTLRATNYHFSVPASVFLEDLTIYEQSVYFVLLAHASFEGTSFPSIRRIAQFGRMSERKAQYCIRSLVDKGLLQVNQRFEATKTGEMRQTSNEYTIVTPQPRSHQGQDEHASAQHAPRGGAHGAPGGCTACTGGGAHGAPQEHDHFEHNQVNNTSSSGDSLEIHVGNEEPRSSASTPPPISAVFASDVEEACQAVEIRMIQHTGKRFIVKREDYKALKQLLASGIPLDFILTGIDRAFERNPDISTFRYCAKVITDLWGKELAKRESVAPIDFPHAKRTRAASDNPGRYIPEGLAPEVAAALEEGEMAHVAW
- a CDS encoding replication initiation factor domain-containing protein, producing the protein MSERDDAPNFGNTGAETPAEPRALVDWVSITFPWDDPGRAIQAIGLEADRPEREGRGRHGYRFMLDFGDAWVMWGGRDGMGVHAVLSGDGCRRMEQKAGWKESLATWRSLRGRIRRLDVALDVYHLDVAKRASEAILGGLVKTRWRAYQIVQSGSVHGDTREGLTVYFGSPQSLVRCRLYDKAAQMGTDGTWHRIELQTRDERAEAVAEHVAAGRPIGELLAGILRHYLTIQAEWWEELLGKTESIVLATERPARKIDEVRDWFVRNMAPTLSLVFEHQGGDVDWLYDIIHQGRARRTVRQQNLLNQE
- the dnaB gene encoding replicative DNA helicase, with the protein product MWHGDDQASVRTAELTMIATLLDRPTLLDEIDLSPADFEDERNALVYQTVTSLYEQGKPVSNVLVGEKLARSLDPQYLAVALNVTYAQPWAAKELAHQIRQNAKRRRLQKAAMRLQEIAMMADEIGDNEMAEVEKAIAQIESQETETSGPRHIGDILRDHVQVLEERYKQKGLVGINTGFRQLNAYTGGWRPQTLCVVAARPSMGKTAFMLHTARAASLNDVAVVFSLEMGDDSIADRLVASEGGVPLYSIHHGRIQDSDWPKLTQAFARLEARNLFVDTQANVSTAYIRAKLRRLARKLPADKRMVVFVDYMQLIQTQRGRSRTEEVGEVSRELKAIAKEMNCCVVALAQLSRAVEQRQDKRPTLADIRESGQIEQDADVIMFLYRDEYYNPNTDTPGIVEVIIGKQRNGPIGTAKLAFSKETQVFQEVRGA